In Haematobia irritans isolate KBUSLIRL chromosome 1, ASM5000362v1, whole genome shotgun sequence, a genomic segment contains:
- the LOC142222226 gene encoding large ribosomal subunit protein P1-like, which produces MILEDDDISSNLRLVDMSWTCANFVKIFGLFAKDLEGVNVKHLITNIGSGVGAAPAGGAAAPAGGAAPAAEAKKEEKKKEEEPEESDDEMGLVLFD; this is translated from the exons ATGATACTTGAAGATGATGATATTTCCTCCAACTTGAGATTG GTCGATATGTCATGGACTTGTG caaattttgtcaaaattttcggtttGTTCGCCAAGGATTTAGAAGGTGTCAATGTTAAGCATTTGATCACCAACATTGGCTCCGGCGTCGGTGCTGCTCCCGCTGGTGGTGCTGCCGCTCCTGCTGGTGGCGCTGCTCCCGCCGCTGAGGCCAAGAAGGAAGAAAAGAAGAAGGAAGAGGAACCTGAGGAATCTGACGATGAAATGGGCTTAGTTCTCTTCGATTAA